In Arthrobacter sp. Soc17.1.1.1, the following are encoded in one genomic region:
- a CDS encoding glutamine synthetase family protein produces the protein MTIDALEPHPLVRLLGKPSADFTGADLVHAIEQLGLRQVNLRYVGGDGRLKTVAFCINSREHLVEVLTRGERVDGSSVFPGTDTANSDVYIVPRHRTAFLNPFGERSSLDVLCSFYDEAGKPLPYAREQIVRRAAEALTQETGMTLEAFGELEYYLVDQPERIYPVEEERGYQESGPFSKGERVREQVLGHLSTMGVQLKYAHGEVGNILENDRQLVQHEIELQPVPLEQAADNLVLAKWVVREVAYSHGLEATFAPLVSSKGAGNGLHIHSRLVQDGASTIVGEEGINDVGRRLIAGYLSAAMALTAFGNTAPTSYLRFTGGDESPEGICWGMKDRTGLVRVPLAWGGGVLSGMFAHANPGSTEPVPEPAIHPQTVEFRLGDGSADVHLLLAGMAVAAKRGLSDPDSLELAERLSTTNHDDFEQLPASREESADALEAERGLFEADGVFPGALIDAVLVGLRDTEDATVDGGPAQDEEAREELIRRHWHVG, from the coding sequence ATGACTATCGACGCGTTGGAACCTCACCCGCTTGTCCGTCTGCTTGGCAAGCCCTCGGCTGATTTCACCGGTGCCGATCTTGTGCACGCGATCGAACAGTTGGGGCTGCGTCAGGTGAACCTGCGCTATGTTGGCGGCGACGGCCGTCTAAAAACTGTGGCCTTCTGCATCAATTCGCGTGAACATCTGGTTGAGGTGCTGACGCGGGGCGAGCGTGTGGACGGCTCGAGTGTCTTTCCCGGCACCGACACCGCCAACAGCGACGTCTACATCGTTCCGCGTCACCGAACCGCTTTCCTCAACCCCTTCGGTGAGCGGTCCTCGCTCGACGTGTTGTGCTCCTTCTACGACGAAGCGGGCAAACCCTTGCCCTACGCCCGCGAGCAGATTGTGCGCCGCGCCGCCGAAGCCCTCACGCAAGAGACCGGTATGACGCTCGAAGCGTTCGGTGAGCTCGAGTACTACCTCGTCGACCAACCCGAGCGCATCTACCCTGTCGAGGAGGAGCGCGGCTATCAGGAATCGGGACCCTTCTCTAAGGGTGAGCGGGTCAGGGAGCAGGTGCTGGGTCACCTCAGCACCATGGGGGTGCAGCTTAAGTACGCTCATGGCGAGGTCGGCAACATCCTTGAGAACGACCGGCAGTTGGTCCAGCACGAGATCGAACTCCAACCCGTGCCGTTGGAGCAGGCAGCCGACAACCTTGTTCTGGCGAAGTGGGTGGTGCGTGAAGTCGCCTATTCCCACGGGCTCGAGGCGACCTTCGCCCCGTTAGTGAGTAGCAAGGGCGCAGGCAACGGCCTGCACATCCACAGTCGGCTGGTGCAAGACGGTGCCAGCACCATCGTCGGCGAGGAAGGGATCAACGACGTCGGGCGTCGGCTGATCGCTGGCTACCTCTCAGCGGCTATGGCGTTGACGGCGTTCGGTAACACGGCGCCCACGTCCTACCTGCGGTTCACGGGTGGGGACGAGTCACCGGAGGGAATTTGCTGGGGTATGAAGGACCGCACAGGTCTGGTCCGGGTTCCATTGGCCTGGGGCGGGGGCGTGTTGTCCGGCATGTTCGCTCACGCCAATCCTGGTAGCACCGAGCCCGTTCCCGAACCCGCTATACATCCCCAGACCGTCGAGTTCCGCCTCGGCGACGGTTCGGCCGATGTGCACTTGCTCCTGGCCGGTATGGCCGTCGCGGCGAAGCGCGGGTTGAGTGATCCCGATAGCCTGGAATTGGCTGAGCGGCTGAGTACCACTAATCATGATGACTTCGAGCAGCTGCCCGCCTCGCGTGAAGAGTCGGCAGACGCGCTCGAGGCCGAGCGCGGGCTGTTCGAGGCCGACGGAGTTTTCCCCGGAGCGCTCATCGATGCTGTGCTCGTGGGCCTACGTGACACCGAGGACGCCACAGTGGATGGAGGCCCTGCACAGGACGAGGAGGCTCGTGAGGAGCTCATTCGCCGTCACTGGCACGTCGGCTGA
- a CDS encoding CBS domain-containing protein encodes MPVRARDIMTGGVECVGERETLEQAARKMKDLNVGSLPICGEDQRLKGMITDRDIVVKCLADGGDPKTVTAGDLGQGKPVTIGADDEIDVAIMTMQEHQVRRLPVIDGHDLVGILTQADIARNFPDERVGELVEFISY; translated from the coding sequence ATGCCAGTTCGTGCCAGAGACATCATGACCGGTGGCGTGGAGTGCGTCGGTGAACGGGAAACCCTGGAGCAGGCAGCCCGGAAAATGAAGGACCTGAACGTGGGGTCGCTGCCCATTTGTGGGGAGGACCAGCGGCTTAAAGGGATGATCACCGATCGTGACATCGTCGTCAAATGCCTTGCCGATGGTGGTGATCCGAAGACCGTGACAGCCGGCGATCTCGGGCAGGGCAAACCCGTGACCATCGGAGCCGATGACGAGATCGACGTGGCCATCATGACCATGCAGGAACACCAGGTACGCCGGCTCCCTGTCATCGACGGACACGACCTCGTCGGCATCCTGACTCAGGCCGACATCGCCCGGAACTTCCCGGACGAGCGGGTCGGGGAACTCGTCGAATTCATCTCCTACTAA
- a CDS encoding four-helix bundle copper-binding protein has translation MSRIQQMMTTHPRTDGTPAQDHSVLAAITALTECAQTCTSCADACLAEDDPSHLIACIRRNQDCADLCRVTANMLTRRTDQDETLLKQVLLACRTACNACAIECGKHDHPHCMICADVCTTAERALSDLLQVPSVTPHRNL, from the coding sequence GTGAGCCGTATCCAGCAGATGATGACCACCCATCCCCGAACGGACGGCACTCCGGCGCAGGATCACTCCGTTCTCGCCGCGATCACCGCCCTGACTGAATGCGCACAGACCTGCACCAGCTGCGCCGACGCCTGCCTCGCCGAAGACGACCCTTCACACCTCATCGCGTGCATCCGACGCAACCAGGACTGCGCAGACCTGTGCCGAGTCACCGCAAACATGCTCACCCGCCGCACAGACCAGGACGAAACGCTCCTCAAGCAGGTCCTGCTCGCCTGCCGCACAGCATGCAACGCCTGCGCGATCGAATGCGGCAAACACGACCACCCGCACTGCATGATCTGCGCTGACGTCTGTACGACGGCCGAGCGGGCCCTCTCGGACCTCCTTCAGGTACCGTCCGTCACACCACACCGGAACCTGTAG
- a CDS encoding carbohydrate ABC transporter permease, translating into MTNSTATGNQPIDTTGTTGTLGRAGNRLPRAQNRMSPRRRTALSGKHLLLIVLSVISLFPIVLIFSTALKTQVDAQTNPFGLFSSLSFENIVSAWTVGKFSDYLLNSILLTVPSTVLVVVLSTMAGYTFARLPFRGRSIAFYLVVLGLLVPFFAYMIPLFFQLRGIGLLDTLPGVILVLTSTGVSFGTFFMRAFFSDLPTELEQAARVDGCSEWQIFVKIMLPLVRSGAGALAVFTFIQNWNNFLVPLLYLPGGEYRPLTTGLYQFTGGRSIDIGPLAAGTLITVVPVIIIFILMQRQVAEGFISGAVKG; encoded by the coding sequence ATGACGAACAGCACCGCAACAGGGAATCAGCCCATCGACACCACTGGAACCACCGGAACCCTGGGGAGGGCTGGAAACCGATTACCCCGTGCCCAGAACCGGATGTCACCGCGCCGCAGGACCGCCCTGTCAGGGAAGCATCTGCTTCTGATCGTGCTGTCGGTGATCTCTCTCTTCCCGATTGTCCTGATCTTCTCGACAGCGCTCAAGACTCAAGTGGACGCCCAGACGAACCCATTCGGACTGTTCTCGTCGTTGTCTTTCGAGAACATCGTCAGTGCCTGGACGGTGGGGAAGTTCAGCGACTACCTGCTGAACAGTATTTTGCTGACCGTTCCCAGTACTGTCCTTGTTGTGGTGCTGTCCACGATGGCTGGATACACCTTCGCCCGGCTTCCCTTCAGGGGTCGGAGTATTGCGTTCTACCTGGTGGTGCTGGGGCTGCTCGTGCCGTTCTTCGCCTATATGATCCCGCTGTTCTTTCAGCTCCGGGGTATCGGCCTACTCGACACACTGCCGGGAGTAATCCTGGTGCTCACCTCTACAGGAGTGTCGTTCGGTACCTTCTTCATGCGGGCGTTCTTCTCTGACCTCCCTACCGAGTTGGAGCAAGCCGCCCGTGTCGACGGGTGCTCGGAATGGCAGATCTTCGTCAAGATCATGTTGCCGCTGGTGCGCTCCGGTGCCGGAGCGCTGGCCGTCTTCACGTTCATTCAGAACTGGAACAACTTCCTTGTGCCCCTGCTGTACCTGCCGGGTGGGGAGTACCGTCCGCTGACCACGGGTCTCTACCAATTCACCGGTGGGCGCTCCATCGACATTGGTCCGCTGGCCGCGGGCACCCTGATCACTGTCGTCCCGGTGATCATCATTTTCATCCTGATGCAGCGGCAGGTCGCCGAGGGCTTCATCTCAGGTGCTGTGAAGGGATAG
- a CDS encoding pullulanase X25 domain-containing protein, which translates to MSSPDSSRANHPLPALKPVPVDPSVVLDRVAAQPHTVNIAGTFPSPATSSGSPSPADPSASNIQQWDPAEPGYLMAYHPTDGYWWLTVDLPAGQYDYKVTIDESWEENYGVRGMRNGPNLSLELRIAQKVTFCFDYDTKIIETTELDNPTTPPLAPIDQ; encoded by the coding sequence ATGAGCTCTCCTGACAGTTCCCGCGCCAACCACCCCTTACCCGCTCTGAAACCTGTACCGGTGGATCCATCGGTCGTTCTCGATCGCGTCGCTGCCCAACCACACACGGTCAACATTGCCGGCACCTTCCCTTCACCAGCCACCTCATCCGGATCGCCATCACCAGCCGATCCATCGGCTTCAAACATCCAGCAGTGGGATCCCGCGGAGCCCGGGTATCTCATGGCCTACCACCCCACCGACGGGTACTGGTGGCTGACGGTCGACCTGCCAGCAGGACAGTACGACTACAAAGTCACCATCGACGAGTCCTGGGAGGAGAACTACGGGGTGCGAGGAATGCGCAACGGCCCAAATCTCAGCCTCGAGCTACGCATCGCCCAGAAGGTCACCTTCTGCTTCGACTACGACACCAAGATCATCGAAACCACGGAACTCGACAACCCCACCACACCCCCACTGGCCCCCATCGACCAATAA
- a CDS encoding glutathione-independent formaldehyde dehydrogenase, whose protein sequence is MKAVVFKAPYELSVETVDDPTIQGPLDAIIRITTANICGSDLHPYEGRSELDPGMVLGHENMGVVEAVGAGVDRISVGDRVSVPFNLACGTCRNCNNGYTSACLRANPSGQPGAGYGYPMMGPYWGGQAELLRVPWADFNLLKLPEGTENENDFTMLSDIFPTGYHATEMAMVTPGKSVAVFGAGPVGLMAAHSAFLRGASQVFVVDKEPDRLALAEQIGATAINFANTDPAEAIMDGTDGFGADCGVEAVGFQAHDHHGEEHPEMVLDNLVKVVRATGHIGVVGVYVPEDPKAANEDAQQGRIGFNYGEAFTKGISIAGGQCPVKKYNRELRDLIIRGRATPSWIVSHELSLDDAVDAYSRFDKREDGWTKVLLHP, encoded by the coding sequence ATGAAGGCAGTCGTTTTCAAAGCACCGTATGAACTGTCCGTCGAGACCGTCGATGACCCGACCATCCAGGGCCCCCTGGACGCGATCATCCGCATCACGACCGCGAATATCTGCGGGTCCGACCTGCACCCCTACGAGGGGCGCAGCGAACTCGACCCCGGCATGGTCCTCGGGCACGAGAACATGGGCGTCGTGGAAGCCGTCGGCGCCGGTGTCGATCGGATCAGCGTCGGCGACCGCGTGTCCGTCCCCTTCAACCTTGCCTGCGGTACCTGCCGGAACTGCAACAATGGGTACACCTCGGCCTGCTTGCGGGCGAACCCGTCCGGTCAGCCCGGCGCCGGGTACGGGTACCCGATGATGGGCCCGTACTGGGGCGGCCAGGCCGAGCTGCTCCGTGTGCCCTGGGCCGACTTCAACCTCCTCAAACTGCCGGAGGGCACGGAGAACGAGAACGACTTCACGATGCTCTCGGACATCTTCCCCACCGGATACCACGCCACCGAAATGGCGATGGTCACCCCGGGGAAGTCCGTGGCCGTGTTCGGAGCCGGACCAGTCGGACTCATGGCCGCCCACAGCGCGTTCCTTCGCGGAGCATCCCAGGTGTTCGTCGTCGACAAGGAACCGGACCGGCTCGCCCTGGCCGAGCAGATCGGCGCGACCGCCATCAACTTCGCCAACACCGACCCTGCAGAGGCGATCATGGACGGCACCGACGGATTCGGCGCGGACTGCGGCGTCGAAGCCGTCGGCTTTCAGGCCCACGACCACCACGGCGAGGAACACCCCGAGATGGTTCTGGATAACCTCGTCAAGGTCGTCCGTGCCACCGGGCACATCGGTGTCGTCGGTGTCTACGTCCCCGAGGACCCGAAAGCCGCGAACGAGGACGCCCAGCAAGGCCGGATCGGGTTCAACTACGGGGAAGCATTCACCAAGGGCATCAGCATCGCCGGCGGCCAGTGCCCGGTGAAGAAGTACAACCGGGAACTACGCGACCTGATCATCCGCGGACGCGCGACACCGTCGTGGATCGTGTCCCACGAACTGTCCCTCGACGACGCCGTCGACGCCTACTCCAGGTTCGACAAGCGCGAAGACGGATGGACCAAAGTCCTTCTCCACCCCTGA
- a CDS encoding PfkB family carbohydrate kinase, protein MSGVVVVGQVARDLVLTIHGMPDEGGSVAVHHRRELLGGKGANQAVACRQLGADVQLVGVVGDDRAGQDVVNQAAEDGIGVTCVVRRPGVATALLVDIVEPNGVRRLLEDVAAGVLLTAEDVRASRELLQSADAVLVQLQQPGPAVSEALEGGAAGGALMVADGAPADEDVRRLVLCHAAVVRADEKEVEALAGWKPRNVTETVDAARSLLSEGPRVVALAAPGEGNVVAWPLGHVVLPHLDEAPLDPTGAGDAFVAALTIGLLRGESPESAAWWAAAAAAQVVGTAGGRPDLNAHQLGVDARHAQGANRANN, encoded by the coding sequence ATGTCCGGTGTTGTCGTGGTGGGCCAGGTGGCACGGGACCTTGTGCTCACGATTCATGGGATGCCCGACGAGGGCGGCTCGGTAGCTGTTCACCATCGTCGGGAACTCCTTGGTGGCAAGGGTGCGAATCAGGCAGTGGCGTGCCGTCAGCTCGGCGCTGACGTGCAGTTGGTCGGGGTGGTCGGCGATGACCGGGCCGGGCAGGATGTGGTGAACCAGGCGGCAGAGGACGGAATCGGTGTCACGTGCGTAGTGCGCCGCCCCGGTGTGGCGACCGCGCTCCTTGTCGACATTGTCGAGCCTAACGGTGTCCGGCGGCTCCTTGAGGACGTGGCTGCCGGGGTGCTGCTCACTGCCGAAGATGTCCGGGCGAGCCGGGAGCTGCTGCAATCGGCCGATGCTGTGCTGGTCCAGCTCCAGCAGCCTGGGCCGGCAGTATCGGAGGCACTTGAGGGAGGCGCCGCGGGTGGCGCCCTGATGGTGGCCGATGGCGCTCCGGCCGACGAGGACGTCCGCCGGCTGGTTCTATGCCACGCCGCAGTCGTGCGCGCGGACGAGAAGGAAGTCGAAGCTTTGGCCGGATGGAAGCCCCGGAATGTGACGGAAACCGTTGATGCTGCGCGGTCGCTGCTGAGTGAGGGTCCGCGCGTCGTCGCGCTGGCCGCACCAGGAGAAGGGAACGTGGTGGCCTGGCCCTTAGGACATGTGGTACTGCCCCATCTTGATGAGGCACCGTTGGACCCGACCGGCGCAGGCGACGCCTTTGTTGCCGCGCTCACTATCGGTCTGCTGCGGGGTGAGAGCCCCGAGTCGGCGGCATGGTGGGCCGCGGCGGCTGCGGCGCAGGTGGTGGGCACAGCAGGTGGACGGCCTGATCTCAACGCCCACCAACTGGGTGTCGACGCGCGGCACGCACAGGGGGCGAACCGGGCAAACAACTGA
- a CDS encoding glycoside hydrolase family 65 protein has product MSNSSCDAHPWRVDESSFSWDGPGIAESVFALANGYVGVRGTLDEAQPSLSPGTFMAGVYECHPLSYPEESYGYPEHGQAIIGVADGTAIRLQVNGVPLDIRETPPEYHERTLDLRSGTLRRETQWVTPAGQRMRLVSTRLVSLTQRSVTAIRYEIEAVDYAVHAVIRSDLVVNGTALRVDNADPRVAHALEQPFRSWFGRCHETGGLLVHSTRGSLIGVAAAVDHDVHIPEGGHISTHGDDDQVITTVVADLRPGEKVGFTKYLCHVRSSDDDPADLEAQVLAALDGARERGWEGLTADQQSFLDRFWDGADVEVGGDAELQLAIRFNLFQVLQASACLSRAPIGAKALTGSGYSGHTFWDIEGFVAPTLTLLYPEGAAHLLRWRASTLETARERAEVLGVKGASFAWRTINGHEASAYWPASSAAVHLNATIALAFNFYALATGTTLTAINGFDVLIETARMWASTVHQDDDGLFHLFGVTGPDEYTGVVDDNVFTNLMAQRNLKAAAAACEAYPQHAERFDVSPLEIGTWRGMADSVYVPYDASLGIHPANERFTTYREWDFATDPGAYPVQEHAHYVKIYRRQVIKQADLVLALWWCFDAFTATQTARNFSYYEQRTVRDSSLSATAQSVVAARVGHLDLALSYLRETAFIDLRDVEGNSHQGVHLAACSGSWLALVSGLGGLRADDEQLHLAPRLPDKLHRIAFRLRWRGQRIGVDTTRSGTTVRLLDEGGQKVPIWIDGTLRVLTATHPVTSPLIVPHPTTEPPRQPPGREPRD; this is encoded by the coding sequence GTGTCGAACTCTTCATGTGATGCCCATCCCTGGCGGGTCGACGAATCAAGTTTCAGTTGGGATGGGCCTGGGATTGCGGAGTCGGTTTTCGCACTGGCCAATGGATACGTCGGGGTCAGGGGCACCCTGGACGAAGCGCAGCCGAGTCTGTCCCCGGGCACATTCATGGCCGGCGTATATGAGTGCCACCCGCTGTCCTACCCCGAGGAGAGCTATGGGTATCCCGAGCACGGCCAGGCGATCATCGGTGTGGCCGACGGCACCGCTATCCGCCTGCAGGTGAACGGTGTGCCGCTCGACATCCGCGAGACACCACCCGAATATCACGAGCGCACACTGGATCTACGTTCCGGTACGCTGCGCCGCGAAACTCAGTGGGTCACCCCGGCAGGGCAGCGGATGCGACTGGTTTCCACCCGTCTGGTGTCGCTGACCCAGCGTTCGGTCACGGCGATCCGTTACGAGATTGAAGCGGTTGATTACGCAGTCCATGCAGTCATACGTTCAGACTTGGTCGTTAACGGAACAGCTTTGCGGGTGGACAACGCCGATCCGCGGGTAGCTCACGCACTGGAACAGCCGTTCCGGTCATGGTTTGGCCGGTGCCATGAGACCGGCGGCCTGCTGGTGCACTCAACGCGCGGAAGCCTCATCGGGGTAGCAGCCGCAGTTGACCACGACGTTCACATTCCCGAAGGCGGCCATATCTCCACACACGGGGATGATGACCAGGTAATCACCACAGTGGTCGCCGACCTCCGGCCCGGGGAAAAGGTCGGCTTCACTAAGTATCTGTGCCACGTGCGGTCGTCGGACGATGATCCTGCCGACCTGGAAGCGCAGGTGCTCGCTGCACTGGACGGGGCCCGGGAACGCGGATGGGAAGGACTTACCGCCGACCAGCAGTCATTTCTCGACCGGTTTTGGGACGGTGCGGACGTGGAAGTGGGAGGGGATGCCGAGTTGCAGCTGGCAATTCGCTTCAACCTGTTCCAAGTCCTCCAGGCTTCAGCGTGCCTCAGCCGGGCACCGATCGGTGCCAAAGCCCTCACCGGCTCTGGCTACAGCGGTCACACCTTTTGGGATATCGAGGGATTCGTCGCGCCGACGCTGACGCTGCTGTACCCGGAGGGCGCGGCGCATCTGCTGCGATGGAGGGCCTCAACCTTGGAAACCGCCCGGGAGCGTGCTGAGGTCCTTGGAGTGAAAGGGGCTTCCTTTGCCTGGCGCACCATCAACGGGCATGAGGCCTCCGCCTATTGGCCGGCGAGTAGCGCGGCCGTGCACCTCAACGCCACGATCGCTCTGGCGTTCAATTTTTACGCCCTTGCCACGGGAACAACCCTCACCGCAATTAACGGCTTTGATGTCCTGATTGAAACTGCCCGGATGTGGGCGAGTACGGTTCATCAGGACGACGACGGTCTGTTCCACCTTTTCGGCGTGACCGGACCCGATGAGTACACCGGTGTCGTGGATGACAATGTGTTCACCAATCTGATGGCTCAGCGCAACCTGAAGGCCGCGGCCGCGGCGTGTGAGGCCTATCCCCAGCATGCCGAGCGGTTCGATGTTTCTCCTTTGGAGATCGGTACGTGGCGTGGAATGGCCGATTCCGTATATGTTCCCTACGATGCCTCGCTCGGTATCCATCCCGCCAACGAAAGGTTCACCACCTACCGGGAATGGGACTTCGCCACCGATCCCGGCGCCTATCCGGTGCAGGAGCACGCGCATTATGTGAAGATCTACCGTCGTCAGGTCATTAAGCAGGCCGATCTTGTCTTGGCTTTGTGGTGGTGCTTCGACGCATTCACGGCAACACAGACTGCCCGGAATTTCAGCTATTACGAGCAGCGAACCGTCCGTGATTCTTCCCTATCGGCTACCGCGCAGTCCGTGGTGGCCGCGCGGGTAGGTCATCTCGACCTTGCCCTGTCCTACCTGCGCGAGACTGCGTTCATCGACCTGCGCGATGTAGAGGGCAACAGCCACCAGGGGGTACACCTCGCCGCGTGTTCCGGGTCATGGCTGGCGCTGGTCAGCGGACTCGGCGGGTTACGAGCGGACGATGAGCAACTACATCTTGCCCCGCGCCTGCCGGACAAGCTCCACAGGATCGCCTTCCGTCTCCGATGGCGCGGCCAGCGCATCGGCGTCGACACGACCCGCTCCGGCACCACCGTACGACTACTCGATGAGGGCGGCCAAAAGGTTCCAATCTGGATCGACGGCACACTTCGCGTATTGACGGCGACACACCCTGTGACGTCGCCGCTGATCGTTCCACACCCGACGACAGAACCGCCGCGGCAGCCTCCCGGGCGCGAACCGCGAGACTAA
- a CDS encoding carbohydrate ABC transporter permease produces MGAVLESTTPKVTRRAQARLGIALIAPLMLVVAVFFLFPLGNAIYYSFVDFNGLNPAPPFVGLGNYTRMFADAEMWHALGNNLIWIVLGTAAPLVIGLLQALLLWKVRGASILYRLAFFLPYVLPQVAIGIVWGWIYNPVDGWVNKILQSLGLGGLATGWLGNPNTAFYAVLVTAIWATSGFVLIIFLSALRNVDLELVDASRLDGVNAGQQLRYIILPQIMPVFLMVTTVTLVGGFQVFDIIFVMTGGGPANATNVMGTYAYTSAFELSQISYGTTLALLITALSIPFAVALNRLQRRLSLQGTGA; encoded by the coding sequence ATGGGTGCTGTGCTGGAGTCAACAACACCGAAGGTAACGAGGCGGGCGCAGGCTCGTTTGGGGATAGCCCTCATCGCGCCCTTGATGCTGGTGGTGGCGGTCTTTTTCCTCTTTCCCCTAGGCAATGCGATCTACTACTCATTCGTCGACTTCAACGGGCTCAATCCCGCCCCGCCTTTCGTGGGCTTGGGTAACTACACCAGGATGTTCGCCGACGCGGAGATGTGGCACGCGCTTGGCAACAACCTCATCTGGATCGTCCTTGGCACTGCAGCGCCGCTGGTCATCGGCCTCCTTCAGGCATTGCTGTTGTGGAAGGTCAGGGGCGCCAGCATTCTCTACCGGCTCGCCTTTTTCCTTCCCTATGTCCTTCCGCAGGTAGCCATCGGGATCGTGTGGGGGTGGATCTACAACCCGGTTGACGGCTGGGTGAACAAGATCCTCCAGTCACTGGGTCTTGGCGGTCTGGCCACGGGATGGCTCGGGAACCCGAACACGGCTTTTTACGCCGTCCTGGTGACAGCTATCTGGGCTACGAGCGGGTTCGTGCTCATCATTTTCCTGTCGGCGCTGCGCAATGTGGACCTCGAACTGGTGGATGCTTCCAGACTCGACGGGGTCAACGCCGGCCAGCAGCTTCGCTACATCATCCTGCCGCAGATCATGCCGGTCTTCCTCATGGTCACCACGGTCACGCTGGTCGGCGGATTCCAGGTGTTCGACATCATTTTCGTCATGACCGGCGGCGGGCCGGCGAACGCCACCAATGTGATGGGTACCTACGCCTATACCAGTGCCTTCGAGCTCAGCCAGATCAGCTATGGCACCACGCTCGCGCTCCTGATCACTGCTCTTTCGATTCCCTTCGCCGTGGCCCTGAACAGGCTGCAGCGGCGGCTCTCACTGCAAGGAACGGGCGCATGA
- a CDS encoding DUF3040 domain-containing protein: MSKHERQAWEELERVLADDLPYTQTDMRNTTAEHSLAAFLPQRVRRILILITLLIGGASLLIVGALAQLLAMALTGLVFLCVAADRLYRSSTHGAPPDRPET, translated from the coding sequence TTGTCCAAGCACGAACGTCAGGCATGGGAGGAACTCGAGCGGGTCCTCGCCGATGACCTTCCCTACACCCAGACCGACATGAGAAACACGACGGCTGAGCACTCCTTGGCGGCTTTCCTGCCGCAACGGGTCAGGCGAATTCTGATCCTCATCACTCTTCTGATCGGAGGGGCGTCGCTTCTGATCGTCGGGGCCCTGGCGCAGCTGCTTGCGATGGCGCTCACCGGCCTGGTCTTCCTCTGTGTCGCAGCGGACCGCCTCTACCGCTCTTCGACTCATGGAGCCCCTCCCGACCGCCCTGAAACCTGA